A single Sulfurimonas crateris DNA region contains:
- the guaA gene encoding glutamine-hydrolyzing GMP synthase, protein MTNVSIIVLDFGSQYTQLIARRLREDKIYCEILPYHTKVEDIRAKNPKGIILSGGPSSVYSKDAYEVDQEVYKMGIPVLGICYGMQRIAVDFGGSVIRASHHEYGKAELKIINAGENCSPLLKDCDDDRIVWMSHSDKVDVLPEGFEPIATSANSPYAAVANEDKRIYAMQYHPEVQHSEEGYLMLRNFAKNICGVTEKWKMEHFLKEQIKIIREKVGSGKVLCGLSGGVDSSVVAAMLYEAIGDQLVPVFVDNGLLRKGEREQVEEVFKINLKVPLVVVDARENFLGKLAGVSDPEKKRQIIGHTFIEEFEKEAKKHDGIKFLAQGTLYPDVIESISVNGPSEVIKSHHNVGGLPDWMDFQLIEPLRELFKDEVRKIGLELGLPESMINRHPFPGPGLAIRIMGDVNETDLTLLREADVILLDELKASGYYAKTWQAFVVLLNVKSVGVMGDNRTYDNTVCVRVVEAVDGMTATFAHLPHDLLERISRRIINEVDGINRVVYDISSKPPATIEWE, encoded by the coding sequence ATGACAAATGTCAGCATCATAGTTTTAGATTTTGGTTCTCAGTATACGCAACTTATAGCTCGCCGTTTGCGCGAAGATAAGATATATTGTGAGATTCTTCCTTACCACACAAAAGTAGAAGATATCAGAGCAAAAAACCCAAAAGGGATCATTCTTAGCGGCGGTCCATCTTCGGTATACAGCAAAGATGCCTACGAAGTAGATCAGGAAGTTTACAAGATGGGCATTCCTGTTTTAGGTATCTGCTACGGTATGCAGAGAATCGCTGTTGACTTCGGCGGAAGCGTTATCAGAGCAAGCCATCATGAGTACGGAAAGGCTGAGCTAAAAATTATTAATGCGGGTGAGAACTGCTCACCGCTTTTAAAAGATTGCGACGATGATAGAATTGTATGGATGAGTCACAGCGACAAAGTTGATGTTCTGCCTGAGGGATTTGAGCCTATCGCTACATCTGCGAACTCTCCTTATGCCGCTGTAGCAAATGAAGACAAACGTATCTATGCAATGCAGTACCATCCGGAAGTTCAACACTCTGAAGAGGGTTATCTGATGCTTCGTAACTTTGCAAAAAATATTTGTGGAGTTACAGAGAAGTGGAAGATGGAACACTTTTTAAAAGAGCAGATCAAGATCATCCGCGAAAAAGTGGGAAGCGGAAAAGTTCTTTGCGGTCTTAGCGGCGGGGTTGACAGCTCGGTTGTAGCTGCGATGCTTTATGAAGCGATCGGAGATCAGCTTGTTCCTGTTTTTGTAGATAACGGACTTTTGCGTAAAGGCGAGAGAGAGCAGGTTGAAGAGGTATTTAAGATAAACTTGAAAGTGCCTTTGGTCGTGGTAGACGCAAGAGAGAATTTTCTTGGCAAACTGGCAGGCGTAAGCGACCCTGAGAAGAAGCGTCAGATAATAGGTCACACTTTTATCGAAGAGTTTGAAAAAGAGGCAAAAAAGCATGACGGCATTAAATTTTTGGCTCAAGGTACTCTTTACCCTGATGTTATTGAGTCTATATCCGTAAACGGTCCGTCTGAGGTTATTAAATCACATCATAATGTCGGCGGACTTCCTGACTGGATGGATTTTCAACTTATAGAGCCTCTTCGTGAGCTATTTAAAGACGAGGTACGTAAAATAGGTCTTGAGCTTGGACTTCCTGAATCTATGATAAACCGTCATCCATTCCCTGGACCGGGGTTAGCAATCCGTATTATGGGTGATGTGAATGAGACTGATCTGACTCTTCTTAGAGAAGCGGATGTTATTTTGCTTGATGAGCTAAAAGCGAGCGGTTACTATGCAAAAACGTGGCAGGCATTTGTGGTTCTACTCAATGTAAAGTCAGTCGGCGTAATGGGTGATAACAGAACTTACGACAATACTGTTTGTGTAAGAGTCGTTGAAGCGGTTGACGGAATGACTGCAACATTTGCGCATCTGCCTCATGATCTCTTAGAGAGAATAAGTAGAAGAATAATCAATGAGGTTGACGGCATAAACAGAGTTGTTTACGACATAAGTTCAAAACCGCCTGCAACAATCGAGTGGGAATAG
- a CDS encoding LPS-assembly protein LptD, translating into MLKLLLLLTIIAACVVADDKVEVYATSMDTKDNIVTADGEVVVIYQDYQLSAKKAIYDRNNGELELFGNIRANQGDNVKLLGEYAKLNISNKERTFKPFYMLEQTSDVWISGDGSYAKDTEVDIDTGVMSGCDPNNPIWKMEFTSSDYNTDTMWLNLYNARIYIYDIPVFYTPYFGYSLDTTRRTGLLPPMVGISSKEGFYYEQALYIAESNWWDLELKPQIRTNRGSGLYTTFRFVDSKISKGNLTAGYFKEKEDYYLENKLANKKHYGFNFLYENSDVINEWFGTSFKGQSGLYADIVNMNDVEYINLSTNDTTKNATTTQLLSRINLFYNTDDDYIATYFKHYKDLTIDSNEKTLQNLPAVHYHSYLDTLLDDHFLYSFDIMSNNYYRSLGKSATQTDINIPLTLQTHLFDELLSLSYDSNLYAQHTLFTGDEDSANPSVYEYENGIFARNYHVFSASTQLTKAYEESTHVIDFGAKYQREGSKTESGYYEDYKDYATYCSLPVNQLDPVCEFYNISDIEENMQLYFSHYLYDYDGRQIFYHRLSQNYSYEDIGGGAGELENELDYQITDSVNFYNNMFYNYDESAFSKNFNKISYNGESLNIGLSHMYRDTFLPQTATYSPKTSYMTSTVEYKYDKHYSYHFRLDYDLERSEKKSFEVGFLYQKRCWDFGLTYLENNRPILNINGESDSVYDRFIYLTIRLKPIMKNEGRRSGFVYRLPDKSETN; encoded by the coding sequence ATGCTTAAGTTACTGCTTCTTTTAACAATAATTGCCGCTTGTGTTGTAGCTGATGATAAAGTTGAAGTCTATGCAACAAGCATGGACACCAAAGATAATATTGTAACGGCTGACGGAGAGGTTGTCGTTATCTATCAAGATTATCAGCTGAGTGCGAAAAAAGCTATCTATGACAGAAATAACGGAGAGTTAGAGCTATTTGGAAACATCAGAGCAAATCAGGGAGACAATGTCAAGCTTCTTGGAGAGTATGCAAAACTCAATATTTCAAATAAAGAGAGAACATTTAAACCATTTTATATGCTTGAGCAGACATCTGATGTCTGGATCAGCGGAGACGGCTCTTACGCAAAAGATACGGAAGTAGATATAGATACCGGAGTGATGAGCGGATGTGATCCAAACAATCCTATCTGGAAGATGGAGTTTACTTCATCTGACTATAACACCGATACAATGTGGTTAAACCTCTACAACGCCAGAATATATATATACGACATACCTGTTTTTTACACACCGTACTTTGGTTACTCACTAGATACGACTAGAAGAACCGGTCTTTTGCCTCCAATGGTGGGTATTTCAAGCAAAGAGGGCTTCTACTACGAGCAGGCGTTATATATAGCAGAGAGCAATTGGTGGGATCTGGAGTTAAAACCTCAAATAAGAACAAATAGAGGAAGCGGACTCTACACTACATTTAGATTCGTGGATTCTAAGATCTCAAAAGGAAATCTTACAGCAGGGTATTTTAAAGAGAAAGAGGATTACTATCTAGAGAACAAACTGGCAAACAAAAAGCATTACGGTTTTAACTTTCTCTATGAGAACTCTGATGTGATAAACGAGTGGTTTGGCACAAGTTTCAAGGGTCAATCCGGTCTCTATGCCGACATTGTAAATATGAACGACGTAGAGTATATAAACTTATCGACAAACGACACGACAAAAAATGCAACTACAACGCAGCTGCTTTCTAGAATAAATCTTTTTTACAACACTGATGATGATTATATCGCAACATATTTTAAGCACTATAAAGACCTAACTATTGATAGTAATGAAAAAACACTCCAAAATCTGCCTGCAGTGCACTATCACAGCTACCTTGATACATTATTGGACGATCATTTCCTGTACAGTTTTGATATTATGAGTAACAACTACTACAGAAGTTTGGGTAAAAGCGCCACTCAAACTGACATAAATATACCTTTGACACTCCAGACTCATCTTTTTGATGAGCTCTTAAGCCTCTCTTACGACTCAAATCTATATGCACAACATACTCTCTTTACAGGAGATGAAGATAGTGCGAACCCATCTGTATATGAGTATGAAAACGGTATATTTGCAAGAAACTATCACGTTTTCTCCGCATCTACCCAGCTTACCAAAGCGTATGAAGAGAGTACACATGTTATAGATTTCGGCGCCAAGTATCAAAGAGAGGGATCAAAAACCGAGAGCGGTTACTATGAAGATTATAAAGATTATGCCACCTACTGCTCTTTACCTGTAAACCAGTTAGACCCCGTATGTGAATTCTATAATATCTCCGATATTGAAGAGAATATGCAGCTCTATTTCTCTCACTATCTTTACGACTATGATGGTAGACAGATATTTTATCATAGACTCTCTCAAAACTACTCTTATGAGGATATAGGTGGCGGTGCAGGCGAGCTTGAGAATGAACTTGACTATCAGATCACGGATAGTGTAAATTTTTATAACAATATGTTCTATAACTATGATGAGAGTGCTTTTTCTAAAAATTTCAATAAAATATCCTATAATGGGGAGAGCCTAAATATAGGGTTGTCTCATATGTATCGAGACACTTTTTTGCCTCAAACTGCTACATATTCCCCCAAAACAAGCTATATGACTTCAACTGTAGAGTATAAATATGATAAACACTACTCATACCATTTCAGACTTGATTATGATCTGGAAAGAAGCGAGAAGAAGAGCTTCGAGGTCGGCTTTTTATACCAAAAAAGATGTTGGGATTTCGGGCTTACCTACCTAGAGAACAACAGACCTATTCTTAATATCAATGGCGAATCTGATTCTGTCTATGACAGATTTATATATTTGACCATCAGACTTAAACCGATAATGAAAAATGAGGGAAGACGCTCAGGTTTTGTATATAGACTTCCTGATAAATCGGAGACGAACTGA
- the purD gene encoding phosphoribosylamine--glycine ligase encodes MKILILGSGGREYSIARAISNEKEAHELFFMPGNGATSSLGTNLNIKDYNDLAAYAKANDIELSIVGPEAPLVDGVVDIFKSHGLTIFGPSKEAAQLEGSKVYMKNFLAKYNIPTARYIETASIEDAFKFTDSLTAPIVVKADGLCGGKGVIIAQNHDEAKVAISEMLSGKSFGDAGLKVIVEEFLDGYELSMFAVCDGDDYILLPAAQDHKRLKDNDEGPNTGGMGAYAPTPLVNEELYQKVRDSIIRPTLDGMKKEGAPFEGVLFIGIMVVNGEPITLEFNVRFGDPECEILMPLMTSSVSDMFYKAATNRLGEIKVEFSNQFAVGIVMASANYPYSSSTPAEIIVDDVHHEEIEKYTHISYAGVSMIDGVLYADGGRVLVCVGIGDSIKEARDRAYMRCGQVHFAGKKLRTDIAYQAL; translated from the coding sequence ATGAAGATTTTAATTTTGGGCAGCGGCGGCAGAGAGTACTCTATTGCCAGAGCGATCTCTAACGAGAAAGAGGCTCACGAACTTTTTTTTATGCCCGGAAATGGTGCTACAAGCTCTTTGGGGACAAATCTAAACATTAAAGATTACAACGATTTGGCTGCTTATGCAAAAGCCAACGATATTGAATTGAGTATTGTAGGTCCTGAGGCTCCGCTTGTTGATGGAGTGGTTGATATTTTCAAATCACATGGGCTTACAATTTTTGGACCAAGCAAAGAAGCTGCTCAGCTTGAGGGTTCAAAAGTATATATGAAGAACTTTTTGGCAAAGTATAATATCCCTACGGCACGCTATATTGAGACCGCTTCAATTGAGGATGCTTTTAAGTTCACAGATTCCCTAACTGCTCCGATTGTTGTCAAAGCAGACGGTCTTTGCGGCGGTAAAGGCGTTATTATCGCTCAAAATCACGATGAGGCAAAAGTCGCTATATCTGAGATGCTAAGCGGAAAAAGCTTCGGAGATGCGGGACTAAAAGTGATCGTCGAAGAGTTCTTGGACGGTTATGAGCTTTCAATGTTTGCAGTTTGTGACGGAGATGACTATATCTTGCTTCCGGCAGCTCAGGATCATAAAAGACTTAAAGACAATGATGAGGGACCAAACACGGGAGGAATGGGCGCTTATGCTCCGACACCTCTTGTAAATGAGGAGCTTTACCAAAAGGTCAGAGATAGCATAATCCGTCCTACGCTTGACGGCATGAAAAAAGAGGGGGCACCCTTTGAGGGTGTTCTTTTTATCGGGATCATGGTTGTAAACGGTGAGCCTATAACTTTAGAGTTCAATGTCCGTTTCGGAGATCCTGAGTGTGAGATCTTGATGCCGCTAATGACCTCAAGTGTTAGCGATATGTTTTACAAAGCTGCAACAAACAGACTCGGCGAAATAAAGGTAGAGTTTTCAAATCAGTTTGCAGTAGGCATTGTTATGGCAAGTGCAAACTATCCATACTCAAGTTCAACACCTGCAGAGATCATAGTTGACGATGTCCATCATGAAGAGATCGAGAAGTATACTCATATCTCTTATGCCGGTGTAAGCATGATAGATGGAGTACTTTATGCAGACGGCGGAAGAGTCTTGGTATGTGTCGGTATCGGAGATAGCATAAAAGAGGCTAGAGACAGAGCATATATGAGATGCGGACAGGTTCATTTTGCAGGCAAAAAATTAAGAACCGATATAGCTTATCAAGCTCTTTAA
- the uvrC gene encoding excinuclease ABC subunit UvrC has protein sequence MNLEETIKQLPDSAGIYQYFDKDGRLLYIGKAKSLAKRVKSYFNFTPNLKPNTNLSSRITKMISQTLSMNYIVVNSEHDALILENSLIKQLAPKYNILLRDDKTYPYIYIDNSAEYPRFEITRKIIKSADIKYYGPYSVGARDILDSIYEICKLVQKKGCLKSKKLCLYYQIRKCLGPCELDVSKEKYAKELDLAKELIQNKKTLLKKLEERMLFYAQNLRFEEAGELRDRCERISRSEIKSEIDFASDENYDIFVLEHTEHRAVVVRIFMREGKIISSSHDYIQLHEGYDENELYQRVLMDFYSGEKPPIIAPILVASDFEGREIIEEYLTTLFEKKAEIRVPKRGDKKQLIELALINAAELLKREHKHNSDEMADEIKELFSLQKLPLRVEVFDNSHMAGVATVGAMAVYESGKFDKKSYRTYHLDSKDEYSQMRELLTKRAESFAKNSPPDLWIIDGGATLLKLALEILESSGTYLDVIAISKEKIDAKAHRAKGKASDIIHIKDDIFRLKDSDKRLHWVQKLRDEAHRCAINFHKKTKLKLDQESRLLELKGISQAKIVKLIKHFGTFEMLKKVSIEEISSVLNIKDANIIKNIYK, from the coding sequence ATGAATCTTGAAGAGACTATAAAACAGCTCCCCGACTCGGCTGGAATCTACCAATATTTCGACAAAGACGGACGTCTTCTCTACATAGGTAAAGCAAAAAGTCTTGCAAAGAGAGTCAAAAGCTACTTTAACTTCACGCCAAATCTAAAACCAAACACAAACCTATCAAGCAGAATCACAAAGATGATCTCACAAACCCTCTCTATGAACTACATAGTGGTAAACTCAGAACATGACGCGCTTATTTTGGAGAACTCACTCATAAAACAGCTCGCACCCAAATACAATATTCTGCTTCGAGACGATAAGACATACCCCTACATCTATATAGACAATTCTGCAGAGTATCCACGTTTTGAGATAACACGAAAGATCATAAAGTCTGCAGATATTAAATATTACGGTCCCTACTCCGTGGGTGCAAGAGATATTTTGGACTCCATATATGAGATATGCAAGCTTGTTCAAAAAAAAGGGTGTCTTAAATCAAAAAAACTATGCCTCTACTACCAGATAAGAAAGTGCCTTGGTCCATGTGAGCTGGATGTCTCAAAAGAGAAGTACGCAAAAGAGCTGGATCTGGCAAAGGAGCTGATCCAAAACAAAAAAACACTCCTTAAAAAACTCGAAGAGAGAATGCTTTTTTATGCACAAAATCTAAGGTTTGAAGAGGCAGGCGAACTTAGAGACAGATGCGAGAGGATAAGCCGCTCCGAGATAAAGAGCGAGATAGATTTTGCAAGCGATGAGAACTACGACATCTTTGTACTAGAACATACCGAACATAGAGCGGTTGTCGTGAGGATTTTTATGCGCGAGGGCAAGATAATCTCCTCTTCTCATGACTATATTCAGCTGCATGAGGGGTATGATGAAAATGAGCTCTACCAAAGAGTCCTTATGGATTTTTACTCGGGCGAAAAACCGCCGATAATTGCGCCTATCTTAGTCGCGTCTGACTTTGAGGGAAGAGAGATAATTGAGGAGTATCTCACAACTCTTTTTGAGAAAAAAGCAGAGATCAGAGTGCCAAAAAGGGGAGATAAAAAGCAGCTTATAGAGCTAGCCCTCATAAATGCCGCAGAGCTTTTAAAGAGAGAGCATAAACATAACTCAGATGAGATGGCAGATGAGATCAAAGAGCTATTTAGCCTGCAAAAACTCCCGCTTAGGGTAGAAGTATTCGACAATTCGCATATGGCTGGAGTTGCCACTGTCGGGGCCATGGCTGTATATGAGAGTGGGAAATTTGATAAAAAAAGCTACAGGACCTACCATCTTGATTCAAAAGATGAATACTCACAAATGAGAGAACTTCTCACAAAAAGAGCAGAGAGCTTTGCAAAAAATTCTCCTCCTGATCTATGGATCATTGACGGTGGAGCGACACTTTTAAAACTTGCACTTGAGATCTTAGAATCAAGCGGTACATATCTCGATGTTATCGCCATATCTAAAGAGAAGATAGATGCAAAAGCGCACAGAGCAAAAGGAAAAGCGAGCGATATTATCCACATAAAAGATGATATTTTTAGACTCAAAGATAGCGATAAAAGACTTCATTGGGTACAAAAACTGAGAGATGAAGCCCACAGATGTGCCATAAATTTTCATAAGAAAACAAAACTAAAGCTAGACCAAGAGAGCAGACTGCTGGAACTAAAAGGTATCTCGCAGGCAAAGATCGTCAAACTTATAAAACACTTCGGAACGTTTGAGATGTTGAAAAAAGTAAGCATAGAGGAGATAAGCTCAGTTTTAAACATAAAAGATGCCAATATCATAAAAAATATTTATAAATAA
- a CDS encoding RDD family protein, with the protein MNEEINNRLYQEGMTLAPVKKRGMAFFIDEILLSFLLIIAIGDSFFEAQNVEEMIILTNTFVLEYMAMKVVYQAFFVMQYGATIGKIVMKIRVIEISTMQKPNVIVALNRAVVRVVSEMMFYLGFVWGVMDPARQTWHDKSAKTLVVNA; encoded by the coding sequence GTGAACGAAGAGATTAACAACAGACTTTATCAAGAGGGAATGACATTAGCTCCTGTAAAGAAGAGGGGTATGGCTTTTTTTATAGATGAGATCCTTCTTTCGTTTTTGCTTATTATTGCAATCGGCGACTCTTTTTTTGAAGCACAAAATGTTGAAGAGATGATTATTTTGACAAATACATTTGTTTTAGAGTATATGGCGATGAAGGTCGTATATCAGGCTTTTTTTGTAATGCAGTATGGTGCTACAATAGGTAAGATAGTTATGAAAATAAGAGTGATAGAGATCTCAACTATGCAAAAACCCAACGTAATAGTTGCACTAAACCGCGCAGTTGTAAGGGTTGTGAGCGAGATGATGTTTTATCTCGGATTTGTGTGGGGAGTTATGGACCCTGCAAGACAAACTTGGCATGACAAGAGTGCTAAAACATTGGTTGTAAATGCTTAA
- a CDS encoding uroporphyrinogen-III synthase yields the protein MPKRIYLFATSKSEHATNIKSLDVRFLKPDIDFSKYDYLIITSKQTVKALEQYDKKEFIEIPALCVSAKTAVAYEEFGGKVLSVGDGYGDNLVKNIKEFSKDTKWLYLRAEMIASDFVKRSQDEGYSIDDEVLYVSECSKEILDVRVNDDSTLIFTSPSSIECFLKNNTIHPDAKVIVIGTTTAALLPKGVKYQISKNTSIESCIELALE from the coding sequence ATGCCAAAAAGGATCTACCTCTTTGCCACTTCTAAAAGTGAACACGCTACAAATATAAAATCTTTAGATGTCAGGTTTTTAAAGCCTGATATAGACTTTTCAAAATATGATTATCTTATTATCACATCTAAACAGACCGTAAAGGCACTAGAGCAGTATGATAAAAAAGAGTTTATAGAGATTCCGGCACTTTGCGTATCTGCAAAAACTGCCGTGGCATATGAAGAGTTTGGCGGAAAAGTTTTATCGGTAGGTGATGGGTACGGGGACAATCTTGTAAAAAACATCAAAGAGTTCTCAAAAGATACGAAATGGCTCTATCTCAGGGCTGAGATGATAGCATCAGATTTTGTAAAAAGAAGCCAAGATGAGGGATACAGCATAGATGATGAAGTTCTTTATGTAAGCGAGTGCTCAAAAGAGATACTCGATGTTAGAGTAAATGATGATTCAACTCTTATATTTACATCGCCCTCTTCAATAGAGTGCTTTTTAAAGAACAACACTATACATCCTGATGCCAAGGTTATTGTAATAGGTACTACCACGGCGGCTCTTTTGCCAAAAGGCGTGAAATATCAGATCAGTAAAAATACCTCGATAGAGAGCTGCATAGAGCTTGCACTGGAATAA
- the nadB gene encoding L-aspartate oxidase, with the protein MKYDVIIVGAGVAGLYAAMHIPREKKVLIINKRETFKCNSFYAQGGIALAIDAEDIPLHVQDTLDAGAGLCNEDAVRVLSENSRATIDDLIERGFSFDRDKDGNLLYTKEAAHSKERILHAGGDATGRYMHYFLLQQNPHPMLSDARVVDLLIKDGECYGVTVLDHRESRNIYADNVIIASGGVGSLYEYHTNAPCISADMQGLCVLKGIELSDMEMMQFHPTVYVDNNSAQKMLLTEALRGEGATIEDEKGRRFLFDYDERGELASRDIVSKAIYDYSKKTLMQTYLSFKNFDRDYFMQRFPNIYKNLQLLGFNVPKDRVPISPAFHYAIGGIKTDINGAVPSVKSLYAIGEVASTKVHGANRLASNSLLEGLVFGKRAVEDMFRKKHVKKDLKFEVSDEVMSLKEDKAKKNLLRKIMWENVSIVRTKSGLNSALNQINALLNEKIGKLLKFRLLTAKEIVLAALARDESIGVHFIEKDSND; encoded by the coding sequence ATGAAATATGACGTAATAATCGTAGGTGCAGGAGTAGCGGGACTTTACGCTGCAATGCATATACCGCGCGAAAAAAAGGTGCTCATTATAAATAAGAGGGAGACCTTTAAATGCAATAGCTTTTATGCCCAAGGCGGCATAGCTTTGGCGATAGATGCAGAGGATATTCCTCTGCATGTACAAGATACTCTTGATGCTGGAGCGGGGCTTTGCAACGAAGATGCGGTCAGGGTTTTAAGCGAAAACTCAAGAGCGACAATCGATGATCTTATAGAGCGTGGATTTAGTTTTGACAGAGACAAAGACGGAAACCTGCTCTATACAAAAGAGGCGGCTCACTCCAAAGAGCGTATACTTCACGCAGGCGGAGATGCAACAGGCAGATATATGCACTACTTTTTACTTCAGCAAAACCCGCACCCGATGCTAAGCGATGCCAGAGTGGTCGATCTTCTCATAAAAGATGGCGAGTGTTACGGTGTTACGGTGCTTGACCATAGAGAGAGCAGAAATATATATGCGGATAATGTCATTATAGCAAGCGGGGGAGTCGGTTCGCTATATGAGTACCACACAAATGCTCCTTGCATCAGTGCCGATATGCAGGGACTCTGCGTTCTAAAAGGGATAGAACTCTCTGATATGGAGATGATGCAGTTTCATCCAACCGTTTATGTGGATAACAACTCCGCACAAAAGATGCTTCTGACCGAGGCGTTAAGGGGAGAGGGCGCTACTATCGAAGATGAAAAAGGGAGACGATTTCTTTTTGATTATGATGAGAGGGGAGAACTTGCCTCTAGGGATATAGTGAGCAAGGCCATATATGACTACAGTAAAAAGACTCTTATGCAGACCTATCTCTCATTTAAAAATTTTGATAGAGACTACTTTATGCAAAGATTTCCAAATATATATAAAAATCTTCAGCTTTTGGGGTTTAACGTACCAAAAGACAGGGTTCCGATATCACCCGCATTTCACTATGCGATAGGCGGAATAAAGACAGATATAAACGGTGCTGTTCCAAGTGTTAAATCACTTTATGCGATAGGTGAGGTCGCTTCCACTAAAGTTCACGGAGCTAACAGGCTTGCTTCAAACTCTCTACTAGAAGGTCTTGTATTTGGTAAAAGAGCCGTAGAGGATATGTTTAGAAAAAAACATGTTAAAAAAGATCTTAAATTTGAAGTCAGCGATGAGGTTATGAGCCTAAAAGAGGATAAAGCCAAAAAGAATCTTCTTCGCAAGATCATGTGGGAGAACGTCTCCATAGTCAGGACAAAGAGCGGGCTAAACAGCGCATTGAACCAAATTAATGCTCTTTTAAATGAAAAAATTGGTAAACTTCTCAAATTTCGTTTACTGACTGCAAAAGAGATCGTCTTAGCAGCGTTAGCAAGAGATGAATCTATCGGTGTACATTTTATAGAAAAGGATAGTAATGATTAA
- the nhaD gene encoding sodium:proton antiporter NhaD, with amino-acid sequence MIKLLIIMLSFSFAFASSGGGSPEVIPDLTFTWVGFAALVIFVIGYYFVAMEEKYHIDKAKPALFIGTFMFILIAVYYMLNDLSMDLVHTQAQHLILEIAEIFFFLFVAMTYIETLIHMNVFEKLKYNLISKGYSYRKLFWLTGFLAFFLSPIADNLTTALILSTVLITIERSKTSFLVPGAINIVVAANAGGAWSPFGDITTLMAWTAGKGAFTDFMFLFPASIGGYLVTAFLLSKFVPETQPDFDVSTEKVPELMKGANRVIALGVITIASAVLSHQLLHLPAMWGMMFGLALLKIYQYRLKRKYNSHLNIFESMSKIENNTLLFFFGILAAVGALYFIGWLGLAAVVYDPSVLGPTWSNIGVGILSAIVDNVPVMSAVLKASPDMGLDQWMLVTLTAGVGGSLISFGSAAGVGVMGKLPGIYTFSAHMRYSWTIFIGYVVSIAIWYVQYEVLGFYIKH; translated from the coding sequence ATGATTAAATTGTTAATTATTATGCTCAGTTTTAGTTTTGCATTCGCAAGTTCGGGTGGCGGCAGCCCAGAGGTCATTCCGGATTTGACATTTACATGGGTCGGGTTCGCGGCACTTGTTATATTTGTTATAGGTTATTACTTTGTTGCAATGGAAGAGAAATATCACATAGATAAAGCTAAGCCGGCACTCTTCATCGGTACGTTTATGTTTATTTTAATAGCTGTCTACTATATGCTCAATGACTTAAGTATGGATCTTGTTCATACTCAGGCACAGCATCTTATCTTAGAGATCGCAGAGATATTCTTCTTCCTCTTTGTTGCTATGACCTATATTGAGACACTGATCCATATGAATGTGTTTGAGAAGCTCAAATACAATCTTATCTCAAAAGGGTACAGCTATAGAAAACTTTTCTGGCTGACCGGATTTTTGGCATTTTTCCTCTCTCCGATAGCAGATAACTTGACAACAGCGCTTATTCTCTCAACTGTTCTAATTACTATCGAGCGCAGTAAAACATCGTTTTTGGTTCCGGGTGCTATCAATATAGTTGTTGCGGCAAATGCAGGCGGTGCATGGAGCCCGTTTGGAGATATTACTACGCTTATGGCATGGACGGCAGGCAAGGGCGCGTTTACAGACTTTATGTTCCTCTTTCCTGCATCAATCGGCGGATATCTGGTCACTGCATTTTTACTAAGCAAGTTCGTGCCTGAGACTCAGCCTGATTTTGATGTTTCAACAGAAAAAGTTCCTGAGCTTATGAAGGGGGCTAACAGAGTGATCGCTCTTGGTGTGATAACGATTGCTTCTGCAGTTCTTTCTCATCAGCTTCTTCATCTTCCTGCAATGTGGGGTATGATGTTCGGTTTGGCACTTCTTAAAATTTACCAATACAGACTCAAGAGAAAATATAACTCTCATCTAAATATATTTGAGTCAATGAGTAAGATCGAAAACAACACGCTTCTCTTTTTCTTTGGAATATTAGCGGCTGTCGGTGCGCTCTATTTTATAGGTTGGCTTGGACTCGCAGCAGTTGTTTATGATCCATCAGTTCTTGGACCTACATGGTCAAATATAGGAGTCGGTATCCTCTCGGCGATCGTAGATAATGTTCCTGTTATGTCGGCGGTGCTAAAAGCCAGTCCTGATATGGGGCTTGATCAGTGGATGCTTGTGACTCTAACAGCGGGAGTAGGGGGTTCTCTTATCTCCTTTGGTTCTGCTGCCGGAGTCGGTGTTATGGGTAAACTACCTGGCATCTATACCTTTAGCGCACACATGAGATACTCCTGGACTATTTTTATAGGCTATGTGGTCTCTATTGCGATTTGGTATGTTCAGTATGAAGTATTAGGTTTCTATATTAAACATTAA